CGCACAGCGCCGGCCAGGCCTCGAAGGCCATGGCGTCGAAGCCGAAGCCGGCGACGCTGGAGGTATGGCTGCCCGCCTGCAAGGCAAAGGCTTCGCGGTGCCAGTGCAGCAGGTTGGCCAGGGTGTGGTGCTCGACCATCACGCCCTTGGGCTGGCCGGTGGAGCCTGAGGTGTAGATCACATAAGCCAACTGACGGTCGTCCAGCCCCGCCACGACGGGGTTGCTGTCCCGCTCATTGCACCAGGCGCCGTCATCCAGATTGACGGCCGACACCTCGCCCACCAACGCTGCGGTGTGCGACTCGACCAATACCAGCGCCGGCCTGCTATCGCTCAGCAGATAGGCGATACGGTCGGCCGGATACCCCGGGTCGACCGGCACATAGGCGGCTCCGGCCTTGAGCGCGGCGAGCATGGCCACAAGTCGTTGCGTACCCCGTTCAAGGCACAGCGCCACGCGGTCGCCACAGGCGACGCCGTGCTTGATCAAATAATGGGCCAGGCGGTTGGCGCGCTGGTTCAGCTCGCCGTAGCGCATCCGCCGTTCGCCCTGCACCACCGCCAACGCCTCGGGCGCCGACGTGGCACAGGCCTCGACCAGCGCGTGCACGGTCTGTCCCTGCAGGTAGGCCTTGCCGGTAGCGTTGAAGTCCACCAGCACCTGGCGCAACGCCCTGTCATCGAGCATCGGCACCTGGTCGAGCGCCTGCCCTGGGGCGTGCTCCAGTGCCTGTACCAGGCGGCCCAGCACATTGACCATCCCGGTCGCGACCTGGGCGGCATCGATGCCTTCGACGGCCAGCACGCTCAGGCTGAAGCCCTCGCCCAGGTCGTCCACGCTCAAGGTCAGCGGGTAGTTGCTGCGCTCTTCGCCGCCCAGCAGCCGCACGCCCTGCCAGATGCCCTCTCCGTCGCGGGCGGCTTCGCCGGCGCTGTGGCGATAGTTGAGCAAGGCGCTGAACAGCGGCGCCGAGGCCGCCACGCCGCTGCAACGCTGGGCCAGCGCCAACGGCGCGTGCTCATGGCCGAGCAGCGCCGACAGGCGCTGGTGGGTGGCCTGCAACGCCTGCTCCAGCGGTTGCGAAGTCTCCACCCGCAGCGGCAGGGTATTGATGAACATGCCCAGCGCCCGGTCGGCGCCTTCGCCGCCTTGCAGGCGGCCCATCAGCACGGTGCCGAACACCACGTCATGCCGCCCGGCCAACACGCCCACCACGCGGGCCCAGGCCAGGTGCACCAGGCTCGCGGCGCTGACCCCGCGGGCGCGGGATTGCGCGCGCAGCGTCGTGGCCAAAGCGGGCTCCAGGGTCAATCCGGCATGCTCGATACGCCCGCCGTCGCCCTGTACATCGGCCAGGCCGAACGGCAGGGTCGGCTCGTCGATATCGCCGAGCTGCTCACGGAAGAACGCCTCATGGCTGGCCGCGTCATCAGCGAGGCACACCTGGGCGACGTAGTTGCGATACGGCACTGCGGCCGGCAAGGTCGCGCCCCGGCCATCGAGCAGTGCCTGCATTTCCTCACCGACCACGGCCATGGCCGCGTGGTCCAGGGTCAGGTGGTGGAACTGCAGGATCGCCACCCATTCGCCGTGGCGTGGATCCTCGGCATAGACCAGCCGCAACAGCGGTGCCTGCGACAGGTCCAGACGTTGCTGGCGGGCATCGAAGCGTGCTTGCAGCTGCTCGATCACCGCCTCTTCGCCCAGCCCGCTGACCGCGACAGTCTCCAGCCCGGCCTCGCGCCAGACCACCTGTACCGGCTGCGCCAGCCCCTCCCACAACACGGCGGTGCGCAGGATGTCATGCCGCGCAATGACCTCTTGCAGGGCCTGGGCCCAGGTCTGCAAGCGCGCCAGGCTGTCGAACGCCAACCGCGACTGCAACAGGTAGGGGTCGCCCTGCTCGGCGCTCAGGTGATGGTAGAGAATTCCTTCCTGCAATGGCGCCAGCGGGTAGATTTCCTGCACGTTGGCGGCACCACCGGGCACCGTGGCGACAATGCGGTCGATACTGGCCTGGTCGAGGTCGATCAGGCTGAGCATGTCCGGGGTGATATAGGTCGCGCCCAGCGGCACGCGGTTGGCCGGCACCTCCACCTCACGACCGCTGCCCACGGCCGCAGCCAGCGCGGCCAGGGTCGGCTGGGCGAACAGCACGCGCACGTCGGCCGTGAGCCCGGCCTTGCGCATGCGCTCGATCAGGCTCACCGCCAGCAGCGAATGACCACCCAGTTCGAAGAAGTGGTCGTGGCGCCCGACCCGCTCGACCTTGAGCAGTTCGGCCCAGATCGCCGCCAGGGCGGTTTCCACTTCACCCTGAGGTGCCTCGAAGGCGCGGCTGACTAAGGACGCGCTATCGGGTTGCGGCAAGGCGCGGCGGTCCAGCTTGCCGTTGGCGGTCAGTGGCAGTGCATCCAACTGCACATAGGCTGACGGCAGCATGTAGTCCGGCAACTGGCCTTGCAGGTGCTGGTGCAGTTCGGCGATCGCCTGCTGGCCGGTGAAGTAGGCCACCAGGCGCTTGTCGCCCGGGCTCTCCTCGCGCAGCACCACGGCCACGTCACGGACACCCGCGCATGCCGCCAGGCGTGCCTCGATCTCGCCCAGCTCGATACGGAAGCCGCGCAGCTTGACCTGCTGGTCGGCGCGGCCCAGGTAGCGCAGGGTGCCGTCGGCCTGCCAGCAGGCCAGGTCGCCACTGCGGTACATGGTCCCGCCGTTGAATGGGTCGGCCAGGAAGCGCTCGGCGGTGAGTTCCGGCTGGCCCAGATAGCCCAGGGCCACGCCGTCGCCGGCAATGTACAACTCGCCCACCGCCCCCACTGGCAGCAACTGCCGACGGGCATCGAGCACATAGCAACGGGCGTTGCCGATTGGTTTGCCAATCGGGATGCTGCCCTCGCCCACGCTGACGATCTCGTGGGTGGTGCTGAACGTGGTGGCTTCGGTCGGGCCGTAGCCATTGAGCAGGTGTTGCGGCGCGCCGTCACGCAGCACGCGGGCGATCACCGCCGGATCCAGCACATCGCCCCCGACCATCAGGTAGCGCAGCCTGCGGAACGCCGGCAGCAGGTCGTCGGCGAACTGGTGGAACAGCCCCGCGGTCAGCCACAACACGGTCACACCCTGGGCCAGCAATTCGTCGTGCAGGGCCTGGCGCGACAGCACCTGGTCCTGGTCGATCACCACCACCGCACCGCCGTTGAGCAGCGGCGCCCACACTTCCAGGGTGCTGGCGTCGAACGCCGGGTTGGAAGCAAACGCCACCCGGTCCTGGTGATTGAAATCGGCGAAGCCGTTGTTGATGGCCAGGCGCACGATGGCCCGGTGCGGCACCTGCACACCCTTCGGCGTGCCGGTGGAGCCGGAGGTGTACATGATGTACGCGGCGCTGCCGGCGTCCACCGCCAGGTTCAGCGGCTCGCTGGCGTAGCGGCTAAGGTCGAGCCGGTCCAGTTCGACCCGACGCCCGCCCTCGATCTGCGGCTGGTCACTGTGGGTCAGCAACACCACGGCCTGGCTGTCCGCGACCATGAACGCCTGGCGCTCGACCGGCGCATTGCCATCCAACGGCACGAACACCGCCGCGCATTTGCTCACGGCCAGCTGGGCCGCCAGCAGGTCGAAGGAGCGTGGCAGCAGCAAGGCCACCCGGTCGCCGGGTTGCACGCCATGCTCGACCAGGCAACGGGCCAGGCGATTGGCCTGGACCCCGAGCTGGGCATAGCTCCAACGTTGCTGCCCATGCATCACCGCCAACGCCTGCGGTGTGCGCAGGGCATGGTCTTCGAACAGTCGGTGCACCGGCTGGGCACGAGGATAGTCACGTACCGTGGCATTGAACTGATGCAGCAGGCGATCACGCTCGGCTGCCGGTACGCCATGCAGGCTGTGCAAGGCGCTCGAAGGCGCCTGTTCAAGCGCCGTGACCACCTGTTCCAGGGCCAGGTGCAGCAACTGGCAGACTTGGTCACCCGCCACCGGCGCCACCGCCTGAACCGTCAAGCGCAAATCGCTGCCGAAGTCATCGACGCTGACCACCAAGGGGTAGTTGCTGCGTTCCTGCGCCTCCAGCAACTCGATGCCTTGCCACACAGCTCCCTGGGCCGGCTGCCCCATGCTGTGGCGGTAGTTCAACAGGCTGGTGAACAACGCCTGCGAGGCCGGCACGCCACTGCAGCGCTGGGCCAGCGCCAGCGACGCCTGCTCATGGGCCAGCAAGTGCGCCAGGCGCTCATGGGTCAGGCGCACGCCATCGGCCACGCCGCCGGCACCGACACTGACCCGCAGCGGCAAGGTATTGATGAACATGCCCAGTGCCCGGTCGGCGCCCTCGCCACTTTGCAGGCGGCCGAGCAGCACGGTGCCGAACACCACTTCTTCGCGGCCGGACAACTGCGCCAGCACCTGGCCCCAGGCCTGGTGCACCAGGCTGGCGACACTGATCCCCAGCGCCCTGGCCTGCTGGCGCAGGCGTGCGGCCAGCGTCGCTGCCACAGGCAGGCGGCTGTCGCTCACCGGCCGGTTGCCGACCGTGGCCTCGCGCAGGCCGTACACTTCGGTCGGCTCGTCGATATCACCCAGCAGTTCGCCAAACAGGGCTTCATCACCCTCACGGTCCACGCCCAGTCGCGCCTGGGCGACGTAATTGCGGTAGGCAATGCTCGGTGGCAAGTCGTCCCGGCCCTGCAGCAGGGCCCCGACCTCGGTTACCAACTGCTCCACGGCGGTGTGGTCGAGCAGGATGTGGTGCAGCAGCAAGGTGGCCTCCAAACGCCCGCCCTCGACACGACTGCTCAGGCGTATCAGCGGCGCACGCCCCAGGTCCAGGCGTGGCACCTCCAGCGCAGGCGTCAGCAGCAGCGGCGCCTCGCGCCAGACCACCTGCACGGCTTCCTCCAGGCCCCGCCAATGCACGCTGGTGCGCAGGATGTCATGGCGGGCGATGACCCGATTCAACGCCACCACAAATGCGTCCAGCGCAGCCTGCCCGGCGAAAGCGAAGCGCGCCTGCACCACGTAGGGATCGGCGCCTTCGCTGGCCAGGTGGTGGTAGAGGATGCCTTGTTGCAGCGGGGCCAGGCCGTAAATGTCCTGGACATTGGCCACACCACCGGGAATGCGCATCAGCAGCGTGTCGATGGCGTTCTGGTCGAGGCTGGCCAGGGGCAGCATGGCTGGGGTGATGCGTGCGCAGTTCGCGGGGATGAGGTTGTCCGGCACCGTGACCGGCGCCTGCCGGCCCACCGCGGCGGCCAGCGTCGCCACGGTGGGCCGGCCGAACAGGACGCGCACATCGGCATTCAACGCCTGCTGGCGCATCCGCTCCACCAGCCGTACCGCCAGCAGCGAATGCCCACCCAGCTCGAAGAAATTGTCATGCCGCCCTACGCGCTCCACACCCAACAGGTCCGACCAGATGGCCGCCAGCCGTTGCTCGACCTCGCCCACGGGCGCCTCGTACTGTCGCGTTTGCGCCTCCGGTACCGGTAATGCCTTGCGCTCAAGCTTGCCGTTGGGGGACAACGGCATGGCATCGAGATGCATGAACAGCGCGGGCACCATGTACTCCGGCACGTGCTCAAGCAGTGCGTCACGCAGGTGTTCGGCGCAGTGCTCCACACCACAGTAGTAGGCCACCAGGCGCGGGCCACTGTGCGGATGCTCGTGCACCAGCACCAGCGCTTCGCGCACACCGGCGACGGCATTCAGGGCAATTTCGATCTCGCCAGGCTCGATACGCAGGCCGTGCAGTTTGATCTGCTGGTCGGTGCGGCCAAGGAACTCGAGGACGCCGTCCTCGCGCTGGCGCACCAGGTCGCCACTGCGGTACAGGCGTTCGCCCTTGATGAACGGGCTGGCGATGAAGCGCTCGGCCTGCTGCTCCGGCAAACCGAGGTAACCCCGCGTCACCCCGGCCCCCCCAATATGCAGGTGCCCGGCGACGCCCCAGGGCAATGGCTGGTCGGCACTGTCCAGCACGTACAACCGGGTGTTGTCGATCGGCCGGCCGATCGGCAACGGGCCTGCTGGCAGCGGAGCCTGCGGCTCCAGGGTCCACACGCTGCAGTCCACCGTGGTTTCGGTCGGGCCGTAGACGTTGTGCAAGCGCACCTGCGGCAAGCGCTCGCGCACCAGGCGGGCCAGCGCCTCGGTCAGCTCGCCGCCGCCACAGACGATGTCGGTGAGGCTGGCGCAGCGGGCGCTGCCCGCCTGTTCGAGGAATTGCTGCAGCAGCGCCGGCACGAACTGCACCACGCCGACCTGCTGCTGTTCGATCAACTCGGCCAGGTACTGCGGATCGCGCTGCCCATCCGGGCGCGCCAGCACCAGGCGCAGCCCGCTGCACAGCGGCCAGAACAGCTCCCACACCGAGGCGTCGAAACTCACCGGGGTCTTGTGCAGTACCGTGCCTTCGGCCGGGAACACGCCGGCGCTCCAGTGCACCAGGTTGGCCACGTTGCGGTGCTCGACCATCACGCCCTTGGGCACGCCGGTGGAGCCGGAGGTGTAGATCACATAGGCCAGGTGACGCGGCGTCAACTCAGGCACCAGCGGGTTGCTCCCTGGCAATGCGCCCCAGGTCGGCTGATCGAGGTCGACCCTCGCCACCTCGGCGGTCCCTGGAACGGCACGCGTGGCAGCATGCACCAGCACCGCGACCGGCGCGCTGTCGTCGAGCATGTGACGGATGCGTTCGCCCGGGTAGGCCGGATCGACCGGCACGTAGGCGCCGCCGGCCTTGAGGATGGCCAGCAGGCCGACCAGCAGGGACGGCCCGCGCTCGACACAGATCGCCACGCGGTCGTCCACCTTCACCCCCAGCCCGATCAGGTGGTGGGCCAGGCGGTTGGCCTGCTCGTTGAGCTGGCCATAGGTCAGCTGCCCGTCCTCGGCCTGGACCGCGATGGCTTGCGGGTGCGCCTGGGCCCGGCGCTCGAACAACGCGTGCAGCGGCAGATCCAGGTCATGGGCCACCGCCGTGGCGTTGCAGTCCGCCAGCAAGTGCTGGCGCTCCCCGGAGGTCAGCACGGGCAGGCGCAGCAATGGCAAGTCCGGCTGGTGTTCGAGCGCCTCGACCAGGCTTTCGAAGACCTGCCCCAACTGCTCGCACAGACGCTCGGCGCCCCAGGCGGCGAGCGCCTGGACGGTCAAGCGCAGGTCATCTCCCAGGTCATCGACCGCCAGGCTCAACGGGTAGTTGGTCCGCTCCTCGGCACCGACTACATCAATGCCCGGCGCCACCGCGATCACCTCGGCGCCATCGCCCGCGGCGCTGTGCCGGTAGTTGAGCATGCTGTTGAACAGCGGCGTTGGCGCGACCACGCCGCTGCAGCGCTGCGCCAGGGCCAGCGGCGCCTGTTCGTGGCCCAGCAGGGCGGTGAGCACGCGATGGGTGGCCAGCAACCCCTCGCGCACACCCTGCCCAGCCAGGTCGACGCGCAACGGCAAGGTGTTGATGAACATCCCCAACGCCTGCTCGCTGCCCTCGCCGGCCGCCATGCGCCCGAGCAATACACTGCCGAACACCACTGTCTCACGCCCGGACAGTGCCCCAAGCAGACGTGCCAGGCCCACGTGCATGACACTGGCCGGACTCACCCCCAGAAGGCGCGCCTGGGCACGCAGACGGTGGCTGAGCGCAGGCGCCAGGGTCAGCCGCGCCTCTTCGATCGGCTGGTTGCTCACTTCGTGTACAGCGAAGGCCAGGGTCGGCTCATCGATGTCCGCCAGCATCGCCCGGAAGAACGCTTCATGGGCCTGTTCATCGCGGGCCAGACGGGTCCTGGCCAACAAGTCGCGGAACGGCACGGGGGCCGGCAGCTGTTCGCCTTCACCGGCCAGGCAGGCCTGGATCTCCCGGCGCACGATGTCCAGCCCGGTGTGATCCATCACTGTGTGGTGGAACAGCAACAGCGCCACCACCTGCCCGCCCTGCTCGACCGCGTGCACCAGCCGCAGCAGCGGCGCCTGGCCAAGGTCCATGCGGTAGTGGCTGGCGTCATGGCGTGCGCGCAGCTGGGCCAGTGCATCCCCCTGCCCCGCGAAACCGATCCGCTCGCTACTGAGCGGCGCCCGGCGCCAGACCACCTGCAACGGCTCGTCCAGGCGTTCCCAGACCAATGCCGTGCGCAGGATATCGTGCCGCTGGATCACCCAATCCAGCGCCTCGGCGAACGCCTCGAGATGCGCTTCGCTGGCCAGGCGCAACTGTGCCTGCAGGATGTACGGGTCGCCGTCGTGGCTGGCGAGATGATGGTAGAGCATGCCCTCCTGCAGGGGGGCCAGGGGGTAGATGTCCTGCACGTTGACCACGCCGCCCGGCACCGTGGCGACGATGCGGTCGATGGCCGCCTGGTCGAGGTCGACCAGCGGCAACATGGCGGGGGTGATGCGCAACGCCGGGCTCACCCAGTCGTTGTCCTGCTCCGCGAGCATCTCCAGCAAAGCCTGCTTGTGCGCCGCCAGGGCGTCCCACAGGGCGTCGTCGAGGGCGTCGTCGTCGCCGTCGACGATCAGGTCGGCCTCCTCGCACTGGAGCCTGATCGCACGGGTGGAGAGCGCTGCCATGAGTTCGCTGAAGAGCATCGGTAAGCATCCTGCTTTGCCAGTCGGAAATGCTCGGAACGCTAATGGATCGGGGGTGGCTGGGATGACATGGGAAGGGGGGACAAAGGCCCGACCTGCCTGGGCGCCTTGCGGCGCATCGCGGCTGAAGCCGCTCCTACAATCGTAGGCACAGGGCTTACGACCTTGGCCTGCCAGGTATGTGTAGGAGCGGATTCATCCGCGATACGTCACGCCGGCAGCGCTCGATCTCATCGGCGCTGCAACGTTCTCGACAAACACCAGCAAAGGCCTGCCGTTCAGAGCGCGTTGACCGCCAGCAACTGCGTCAGCACATCGGCCAGCGCCTTGACCATCACATCCGCGGTCGGCCGATGCACGATCACGATCTCGTAGCTGTCGACCTCCGGCAGCCCCTGCGCGCTGCCCAGCACCCGGTGTTCGGCGGTTGCCGCCCGTGGCGGCAGCAAGCTGATACCCATGCCATCGGCCACCGCGGCCTGGATGCCACTGAGGCTCGAACTGGTGAAGCTGATGCGCCAACGCCGCCCCATGCCCTCGATCGCGCTGATCATGTCGTCGCGGTACAGGCCTCGTGGCGGAAAGGTCACCAGGGGCACCGGATCAAGGTCGAAGGACGGCGTTTGCCCGCTGTCGATCCACTGCAGCCGCTCAGGCCAGCAAGCCACGCCTTCCCGGCTGTTGCGTCGCTGCTTGAGCAGCACCAGGTCCAGTTCGCCATTGTCATAGGCCTGGCTCAGGTCGCGGCACAGGCCGCTGGTGACTTCCAGCTTGACCTGCGGATGGCGCCGGCTGAACGCCGCCAAGGCGTTGGTGGTACGCCCACCGACGAAATCTTCGGGCACGCCGAGGCGCACGGTGACGCCGACCATCGCCCCGGCCAGGGCCTCGAGCATCTGGTCGTTCAAGGCCAGCATATGGCGGGCATAACCCAGCAAGGTCTGGCCGGCATCGGTGGGCAACACGTCGCGATTGCCACGTACCAGCAAGCGATGCCCGACCATGTCTTCCAGACGCCGCACCTTCTGGCTGATGGTGGACTGGGTGGAGTGCAGGCGCGCCGCTGCGGTGGTGAAGCTGCCGCAATCGGCGACCACGACGATGGCGCGGAGCAGATCGAGGTCGAACAGGGCCCTATTCGGCTTTACGCTGATGGACATTTTGGTATTCGGTTTGTGAATGGCACAGCGGGTTTCTAACACGTCCCCTTTTGCCCGACAACCGTAGGCGCCAGCCTTGCAGTGCCCCTAGTGTCAGTCGACCGCCTCGAACGGCAACCCCACATAGTTCTCGGCAATGTTCAGCAACCCCGCCGGCGAACTCAGGAAGTACTCGCGATCAGCCTCCTGCATCTTGCGGTCCCAGTCATCCTGCTGGTCGCCAAAGTCATGCAATAGCTGGGTCATGAACCAGCTGAAGCGCTCGCCTTTCCACACCCGACGCAAAGCCAAGGGGGAATACTGGGCCAGCAGATCGGTGCGCCCTTCGCGGTACACCTTGACCAGGATCCGGTACAGGTAGTTGACATCCGAGGCCGCCAGGTTCAGCCCCTTGGCCCCTGTGGGTGGGACAATATGGGCGGCGTCACCGACCAGGAACAGCCGGCCATGCTGCATGGGTTCGACCACCTGGCTGCGCAGCGGCGCGATGCTCTTCTCCAGCGCGGGGCCAGTCACCAGGCGCGCCGCCACTTCTTGCGGCAGGCGCGCCTTGAGCTCACCCCAGAAACGCGAATCCGGCCAGTCCTCTACCCGCTCCTCGAGCGGCACCTGCAGGTAGTAGCGGCTGCGGGTCTGGGA
This genomic stretch from Pseudomonas entomophila harbors:
- a CDS encoding LysR substrate-binding domain-containing protein gives rise to the protein MSISVKPNRALFDLDLLRAIVVVADCGSFTTAAARLHSTQSTISQKVRRLEDMVGHRLLVRGNRDVLPTDAGQTLLGYARHMLALNDQMLEALAGAMVGVTVRLGVPEDFVGGRTTNALAAFSRRHPQVKLEVTSGLCRDLSQAYDNGELDLVLLKQRRNSREGVACWPERLQWIDSGQTPSFDLDPVPLVTFPPRGLYRDDMISAIEGMGRRWRISFTSSSLSGIQAAVADGMGISLLPPRAATAEHRVLGSAQGLPEVDSYEIVIVHRPTADVMVKALADVLTQLLAVNAL